The proteins below come from a single SAR324 cluster bacterium genomic window:
- a CDS encoding IS3 family transposase encodes MGENNAKSSVFLFYNIFKSPAQLGKFHRHMGGRKLYEKLQPFFQEHQIKMGRDALFDLLASNQLLVKRRKRRISTTQSSHWLRKYPNLIKDFIPSGSNQLWVSDLTYWKIQSGFVYVSFITDAWSRKIVGYHVAETLEALETLEALKMALSRNMGDLSSLIHHSDRGVQYCSSIYVQLLDQHGIQISMTENGDPYENAIAERVNGILKQEYLEDQQVDSIKMASKILDLSVRLYNEERPHMSIGYLTPQVVHQENIETEKLWKKRVIVQQSTLENYDNNDMNSFQD; translated from the coding sequence TTGGGGGAAAATAACGCAAAATCCAGTGTATTCCTGTTCTACAACATATTCAAATCACCTGCACAGCTCGGAAAATTTCATCGTCATATGGGAGGGAGAAAGCTTTACGAAAAGCTCCAACCCTTTTTTCAGGAGCACCAAATCAAGATGGGACGTGACGCGTTATTTGATTTATTGGCGTCGAACCAACTGTTGGTTAAAAGAAGAAAACGAAGGATATCCACGACTCAATCCTCCCATTGGTTACGAAAGTACCCTAATTTAATTAAGGATTTTATTCCATCGGGAAGCAATCAACTTTGGGTGAGTGATTTAACCTATTGGAAAATACAGTCGGGATTTGTCTATGTGAGTTTCATCACGGATGCCTGGTCGCGTAAAATTGTGGGATATCATGTCGCGGAGACCCTGGAAGCACTGGAAACGCTGGAGGCATTGAAGATGGCGCTATCGAGGAATATGGGGGATCTTTCCTCGTTAATCCATCATTCGGATCGTGGAGTTCAATATTGTTCTTCGATTTACGTACAACTTCTGGATCAACACGGAATTCAAATTAGTATGACGGAAAATGGAGATCCTTATGAAAACGCGATCGCGGAACGTGTCAATGGTATTCTAAAACAAGAATACCTGGAAGATCAACAAGTGGACTCAATCAAAATGGCTTCAAAAATACTGGATTTATCCGTCCGGCTTTATAATGAAGAACGGCCACATATGAGTATTGGATACCTGACGCCTCAAGTTGTTCATCAGGAGAATATAGAAACTGAGAAACTATGGAAAAAAAGAGTCATCGTTCAACAATCTACGTTAGAAAATTATGACAATAACGATATGAACTCATTTCAGGATTAA